A window of the Lactuca sativa cultivar Salinas chromosome 7, Lsat_Salinas_v11, whole genome shotgun sequence genome harbors these coding sequences:
- the LOC111914195 gene encoding uncharacterized protein LOC111914195 isoform X1 → MLKAYCKWKKKVPDHFVWKPGEKMWSPRQIGDSIGHIVIAHPSEGERYYLRILLSKVRCPKSYDDLKSVNGVRVKTFREAALLHGYLLDDNTQQLCLEEASTFHMPYELRRLFATLLVYTCLNNPRQLWTCFEDAMLEDILRCNKETLSQSRHYAFHQIDCFLKSMGKHLRDFNVLPDDYDNSLFEDQTKEIKVEKSIHVSEEDLMTMHTLNEEQQLAFNTIIGRVDSNKLGAFFIDGPGGTGKTFLYRALLAKIRSEGHIPFASNRVILTTKNLFVDEINDILINKFPGLETEYINFDETADPNDQAQYEDLLHSLTPNGMSPHKLILKYNSPIILLRNMNPFEGLCNGTRLLCKDFQRNVIRAEISYGQFAGKEVFIHRIPMQPPSGEQYSVPFNRFQFPIRLCFAMTINKAHGQTLDFVGVYLKEPVFSHGQL, encoded by the exons ATGCTGAAAGCTTATTGCAAATGGAAGAAAAAG GTTCCAGATCACTTTGTGTGGAAACCAGGCGAGAAGATGTGGTCACCTAGGCAAATAGGTGATTCAATAGGTCACATTGTTATTGCTCATCCAAGTGAAGGCGAAAGGTATTATCTTAGGATTCTGTTATCGAAAGTTCGTTGTCCCAAATCATATGATGACTTGAAATCTGTCAACGGTGTGAGAGTTAAAACTTTTCGTGAAGCAGCTTTGCTACATGGCTATTTACTTGATGACAACACTCAACAACTATGCTTAGAAGAAGCATCAACATTTCACATGCCATATGAACTACGCAGACTTTTTGCAACACTTTTAGTTTATACATGTCTGAACAATCCTCGACAGTTGTGGACATGTTTTGAAGATGCAATGTTAGAAGATATCTTAAGATGTAATAAGGAAACACTTTCTCAAAGTAGACACTATGCATTTCACCAGATTGATTGCTTTTTAAAATCGATGGGAAAGCATCTTCGTGACTTTAATGTGTTACCTGATGATTATGATAATTCGCTTTTTGAAGACCAAACAAAAGAAATTAAAGTAGAAAAAAGTATTCATGTTTCCGAGGAAGATTTAATGACTATGCATACTCTTAACGAAGAACAACAACTTGCTTTTAATACGATAATTGGGAGAGTTGATTCTAATAAACTTGGTGCTTTTTTTATTGATGGTCCAGGTGGTACTGGAAAAACATTTCTATACAGAGCCTTGTTAGCTAAAATAAGATCTGAAGGACATATTCCTTTTGCTTCTAATCGTGTTATTTTGACCACCAAAAATTTGTTTGTTGATGAAATTAAtgacattttaataaataaatttccAGGTCTTGAGACTGAGTATATTAATTTTGATGAAACTGCTGATCCAAATGATCAGGCTCAATACGAAGACCTTTTGCACTCTTTAACTCCAAATGGTATGTCACCTCATAAActcattttaaagtataattcgcCTATTATTTTGTTAAGAAATATGAATCCATTTGAAGGCTTGTGTAATGGTACTAGGCTTTTGTGCAAAGACTTTCAAAGAAATGTAATACGTGCAGAGATAAGTTATGGACAGTTTGCTGGAAAAGAAGTTTTTATTCATAGAATTCCAATGCAACCACCAAGTGGTGAACAATATAGTGTTCCATTCAACAGGTTTCAATTCCCAATTAGATTATGCTTTGCCATGACTATAAACAAGGCCCATGGCCAAACTTTAGACTTTGTTGGTGTTTATTTGAAGGAGCCTGTCTTTTCACATGGACAACTCTAA
- the LOC111914195 gene encoding uncharacterized protein LOC111914195 isoform X4 yields MWSPRQIGDSIGHIVIAHPSEGERYYLRILLSKVRCPKSYDDLKSVNGVRVKTFREAALLHGYLLDDNTQQLCLEEASTFHMPYELRRLFATLLVYTCLNNPRQLWTCFEDAMLEDILRCNKETLSQSRHYAFHQIDCFLKSMGKHLRDFNVLPDDYDNSLFEDQTKEIKVEKSIHVSEEDLMTMHTLNEEQQLAFNTIIGRVDSNKLGAFFIDGPGGTGKTFLYRALLAKIRSEGHIPFASNRVILTTKNLFVDEINDILINKFPGLETEYINFDETADPNDQAQYEDLLHSLTPNGMSPHKLILKYNSPIILLRNMNPFEGLCNGTRLLCKDFQRNVIRAEISYGQFAGKEVFIHRIPMQPPSGEQYSVPFNRFQFPIRLCFAMTINKAHGQTLDFVGVYLKEPVFSHGQL; encoded by the coding sequence ATGTGGTCACCTAGGCAAATAGGTGATTCAATAGGTCACATTGTTATTGCTCATCCAAGTGAAGGCGAAAGGTATTATCTTAGGATTCTGTTATCGAAAGTTCGTTGTCCCAAATCATATGATGACTTGAAATCTGTCAACGGTGTGAGAGTTAAAACTTTTCGTGAAGCAGCTTTGCTACATGGCTATTTACTTGATGACAACACTCAACAACTATGCTTAGAAGAAGCATCAACATTTCACATGCCATATGAACTACGCAGACTTTTTGCAACACTTTTAGTTTATACATGTCTGAACAATCCTCGACAGTTGTGGACATGTTTTGAAGATGCAATGTTAGAAGATATCTTAAGATGTAATAAGGAAACACTTTCTCAAAGTAGACACTATGCATTTCACCAGATTGATTGCTTTTTAAAATCGATGGGAAAGCATCTTCGTGACTTTAATGTGTTACCTGATGATTATGATAATTCGCTTTTTGAAGACCAAACAAAAGAAATTAAAGTAGAAAAAAGTATTCATGTTTCCGAGGAAGATTTAATGACTATGCATACTCTTAACGAAGAACAACAACTTGCTTTTAATACGATAATTGGGAGAGTTGATTCTAATAAACTTGGTGCTTTTTTTATTGATGGTCCAGGTGGTACTGGAAAAACATTTCTATACAGAGCCTTGTTAGCTAAAATAAGATCTGAAGGACATATTCCTTTTGCTTCTAATCGTGTTATTTTGACCACCAAAAATTTGTTTGTTGATGAAATTAAtgacattttaataaataaatttccAGGTCTTGAGACTGAGTATATTAATTTTGATGAAACTGCTGATCCAAATGATCAGGCTCAATACGAAGACCTTTTGCACTCTTTAACTCCAAATGGTATGTCACCTCATAAActcattttaaagtataattcgcCTATTATTTTGTTAAGAAATATGAATCCATTTGAAGGCTTGTGTAATGGTACTAGGCTTTTGTGCAAAGACTTTCAAAGAAATGTAATACGTGCAGAGATAAGTTATGGACAGTTTGCTGGAAAAGAAGTTTTTATTCATAGAATTCCAATGCAACCACCAAGTGGTGAACAATATAGTGTTCCATTCAACAGGTTTCAATTCCCAATTAGATTATGCTTTGCCATGACTATAAACAAGGCCCATGGCCAAACTTTAGACTTTGTTGGTGTTTATTTGAAGGAGCCTGTCTTTTCACATGGACAACTCTAA
- the LOC111914195 gene encoding uncharacterized protein LOC111914195 isoform X7 → MLKAYCKWKKKVPDHFVWKPGEKMWSPRQIGDSIGHIVIAHPSEGERYYLRILLSKVRCPKSYDDLKSVNGVRVKTFREAALLHGYLLDDNTQQLCLEEASTFHMPYELRRLFATLLVYTCLNNPRQLWTCFEDAMLEDILRCNKETLSQSRHYAFHQIDCFLKSMGKHLRDFNVLPDDYDNSLFEDQTKEIKVEKSIHVSEEDLMTMHTLNEEQQLAFNTIIGRVDSNKLGAFFIDGPGGTGKTFLYRALLAKIRSEGHIPFASNRVILTTKNLFVDEINDILINKFPGLETEYINFDETADPNDQAQYEDLLHSLTPNEISYGQFAGKEVFIHRIPMQPPSGEQYSVPFNRFQFPIRLCFAMTINKAHGQTLDFVGVYLKEPVFSHGQL, encoded by the exons ATGCTGAAAGCTTATTGCAAATGGAAGAAAAAG GTTCCAGATCACTTTGTGTGGAAACCAGGCGAGAAGATGTGGTCACCTAGGCAAATAGGTGATTCAATAGGTCACATTGTTATTGCTCATCCAAGTGAAGGCGAAAGGTATTATCTTAGGATTCTGTTATCGAAAGTTCGTTGTCCCAAATCATATGATGACTTGAAATCTGTCAACGGTGTGAGAGTTAAAACTTTTCGTGAAGCAGCTTTGCTACATGGCTATTTACTTGATGACAACACTCAACAACTATGCTTAGAAGAAGCATCAACATTTCACATGCCATATGAACTACGCAGACTTTTTGCAACACTTTTAGTTTATACATGTCTGAACAATCCTCGACAGTTGTGGACATGTTTTGAAGATGCAATGTTAGAAGATATCTTAAGATGTAATAAGGAAACACTTTCTCAAAGTAGACACTATGCATTTCACCAGATTGATTGCTTTTTAAAATCGATGGGAAAGCATCTTCGTGACTTTAATGTGTTACCTGATGATTATGATAATTCGCTTTTTGAAGACCAAACAAAAGAAATTAAAGTAGAAAAAAGTATTCATGTTTCCGAGGAAGATTTAATGACTATGCATACTCTTAACGAAGAACAACAACTTGCTTTTAATACGATAATTGGGAGAGTTGATTCTAATAAACTTGGTGCTTTTTTTATTGATGGTCCAGGTGGTACTGGAAAAACATTTCTATACAGAGCCTTGTTAGCTAAAATAAGATCTGAAGGACATATTCCTTTTGCTTCTAATCGTGTTATTTTGACCACCAAAAATTTGTTTGTTGATGAAATTAAtgacattttaataaataaatttccAGGTCTTGAGACTGAGTATATTAATTTTGATGAAACTGCTGATCCAAATGATCAGGCTCAATACGAAGACCTTTTGCACTCTTTAACTCCAAATG AGATAAGTTATGGACAGTTTGCTGGAAAAGAAGTTTTTATTCATAGAATTCCAATGCAACCACCAAGTGGTGAACAATATAGTGTTCCATTCAACAGGTTTCAATTCCCAATTAGATTATGCTTTGCCATGACTATAAACAAGGCCCATGGCCAAACTTTAGACTTTGTTGGTGTTTATTTGAAGGAGCCTGTCTTTTCACATGGACAACTCTAA
- the LOC111914195 gene encoding uncharacterized protein LOC111914195 isoform X13 gives MPYELRRLFATLLVYTCLNNPRQLWTCFEDAMLEDILRCNKETLSQSRHYAFHQIDCFLKSMGKHLRDFNVLPDDYDNSLFEDQTKEIKVEKSIHVSEEDLMTMHTLNEEQQLAFNTIIGRVDSNKLGAFFIDGPGGTGKTFLYRALLAKIRSEGHIPFASNRVILTTKNLFVDEINDILINKFPGLETEYINFDETADPNDQAQYEDLLHSLTPNGMSPHKLILKYNSPIILLRNMNPFEGLCNGTRLLCKDFQRNVIRAEISYGQFAGKEVFIHRIPMQPPSGEQYSVPFNRFQFPIRLCFAMTINKAHGQTLDFVGVYLKEPVFSHGQL, from the coding sequence ATGCCATATGAACTACGCAGACTTTTTGCAACACTTTTAGTTTATACATGTCTGAACAATCCTCGACAGTTGTGGACATGTTTTGAAGATGCAATGTTAGAAGATATCTTAAGATGTAATAAGGAAACACTTTCTCAAAGTAGACACTATGCATTTCACCAGATTGATTGCTTTTTAAAATCGATGGGAAAGCATCTTCGTGACTTTAATGTGTTACCTGATGATTATGATAATTCGCTTTTTGAAGACCAAACAAAAGAAATTAAAGTAGAAAAAAGTATTCATGTTTCCGAGGAAGATTTAATGACTATGCATACTCTTAACGAAGAACAACAACTTGCTTTTAATACGATAATTGGGAGAGTTGATTCTAATAAACTTGGTGCTTTTTTTATTGATGGTCCAGGTGGTACTGGAAAAACATTTCTATACAGAGCCTTGTTAGCTAAAATAAGATCTGAAGGACATATTCCTTTTGCTTCTAATCGTGTTATTTTGACCACCAAAAATTTGTTTGTTGATGAAATTAAtgacattttaataaataaatttccAGGTCTTGAGACTGAGTATATTAATTTTGATGAAACTGCTGATCCAAATGATCAGGCTCAATACGAAGACCTTTTGCACTCTTTAACTCCAAATGGTATGTCACCTCATAAActcattttaaagtataattcgcCTATTATTTTGTTAAGAAATATGAATCCATTTGAAGGCTTGTGTAATGGTACTAGGCTTTTGTGCAAAGACTTTCAAAGAAATGTAATACGTGCAGAGATAAGTTATGGACAGTTTGCTGGAAAAGAAGTTTTTATTCATAGAATTCCAATGCAACCACCAAGTGGTGAACAATATAGTGTTCCATTCAACAGGTTTCAATTCCCAATTAGATTATGCTTTGCCATGACTATAAACAAGGCCCATGGCCAAACTTTAGACTTTGTTGGTGTTTATTTGAAGGAGCCTGTCTTTTCACATGGACAACTCTAA
- the LOC111914195 gene encoding uncharacterized protein LOC111914195 isoform X14: protein MLKAYCKWKKKVPDHFVWKPGEKMWSPRQIGDSIGHIVIAHPSEGERYYLRILLSKVRCPKSYDDLKSVNGVRVKTFREAALLHGYLLDDNTQQLCLEEASTFHMPYELRRLFATLLVYTCLNNPRQLWTCFEDAMLEDILRCNKETLSQSRHYAFHQIDCFLKSMGKHLRDFNVLPDDYDNSLFEDQTKEIKVEKSIHVSEEDLMTMHTLNEEQQLAFNTIIGRVDSNKLGAFFIDGPGGTGKTFLYRALLAKIRSEGHIPFASNRVILTTKNLFVDEINDILINKFPGLETEYINFDETADPNDQAQYEDLLHSLTPNGFCAKTFKEM from the exons ATGCTGAAAGCTTATTGCAAATGGAAGAAAAAG GTTCCAGATCACTTTGTGTGGAAACCAGGCGAGAAGATGTGGTCACCTAGGCAAATAGGTGATTCAATAGGTCACATTGTTATTGCTCATCCAAGTGAAGGCGAAAGGTATTATCTTAGGATTCTGTTATCGAAAGTTCGTTGTCCCAAATCATATGATGACTTGAAATCTGTCAACGGTGTGAGAGTTAAAACTTTTCGTGAAGCAGCTTTGCTACATGGCTATTTACTTGATGACAACACTCAACAACTATGCTTAGAAGAAGCATCAACATTTCACATGCCATATGAACTACGCAGACTTTTTGCAACACTTTTAGTTTATACATGTCTGAACAATCCTCGACAGTTGTGGACATGTTTTGAAGATGCAATGTTAGAAGATATCTTAAGATGTAATAAGGAAACACTTTCTCAAAGTAGACACTATGCATTTCACCAGATTGATTGCTTTTTAAAATCGATGGGAAAGCATCTTCGTGACTTTAATGTGTTACCTGATGATTATGATAATTCGCTTTTTGAAGACCAAACAAAAGAAATTAAAGTAGAAAAAAGTATTCATGTTTCCGAGGAAGATTTAATGACTATGCATACTCTTAACGAAGAACAACAACTTGCTTTTAATACGATAATTGGGAGAGTTGATTCTAATAAACTTGGTGCTTTTTTTATTGATGGTCCAGGTGGTACTGGAAAAACATTTCTATACAGAGCCTTGTTAGCTAAAATAAGATCTGAAGGACATATTCCTTTTGCTTCTAATCGTGTTATTTTGACCACCAAAAATTTGTTTGTTGATGAAATTAAtgacattttaataaataaatttccAGGTCTTGAGACTGAGTATATTAATTTTGATGAAACTGCTGATCCAAATGATCAGGCTCAATACGAAGACCTTTTGCACTCTTTAACTCCAAATG GCTTTTGTGCAAAGACTTTCAAAGAAATGTAA